From one Alicyclobacillus acidocaldarius subsp. acidocaldarius Tc-4-1 genomic stretch:
- a CDS encoding phosphocholine cytidylyltransferase family protein, whose product MKPTAIILAAGVSRRMRPLTDDRPKCLLPVGPKAVIDWQFEALHTNGVHDVMMVVGYRKEMVQDYVQTHYPAFSVRFIENPAYESTNTLFSLSHALRGWRGDFFYMNADVVYDARILERLAPGKEGGYLAIDKKQCRDEEVKVEVRSGQIVAIGKHLDPSACEGEFIGVAKFAGQFAERFRQKVLDLAVEGNEMQFFEYALDQLEDKSGLVPVDVTGLPCVEIDFPEDYEYAVESVVPRLLAAQGAERDV is encoded by the coding sequence ATGAAACCGACCGCAATCATCCTGGCGGCTGGCGTGTCGCGCCGCATGCGGCCGCTGACCGACGATCGACCCAAATGCCTATTGCCGGTGGGGCCGAAGGCGGTCATCGACTGGCAGTTTGAAGCGCTTCACACAAACGGCGTTCACGACGTCATGATGGTCGTGGGCTACCGGAAAGAGATGGTTCAGGACTACGTCCAGACGCATTATCCAGCCTTCAGCGTGCGATTCATCGAAAATCCCGCCTATGAGTCGACCAACACGCTGTTCTCGCTCAGCCATGCGTTGCGCGGCTGGCGCGGCGATTTCTTTTATATGAACGCAGATGTCGTCTATGACGCGCGCATTCTCGAGCGCCTCGCCCCGGGAAAAGAGGGCGGCTATCTCGCAATCGACAAGAAACAGTGCAGGGACGAAGAGGTGAAGGTGGAGGTTCGGTCGGGGCAGATTGTCGCCATTGGGAAGCACCTGGATCCCTCGGCGTGCGAAGGCGAGTTTATCGGCGTGGCGAAGTTCGCGGGTCAATTCGCCGAGCGATTCCGCCAAAAGGTGCTCGATCTCGCCGTGGAAGGCAACGAGATGCAGTTCTTTGAGTACGCCCTGGACCAATTGGAAGACAAATCGGGCTTGGTTCCTGTGGACGTCACGGGTCTTCCCTGCGTCGAGATCGATTTTCCCGAGGACTATGAGTACGCCGTGGAAAGTGTGGTGCCTCGGCTCCTCGCCGCGCAAGGGGCGGAGCGAGATGTCTGA